AAGCATTGCGGGCAGCAGAAAACCTGGCGCATCACGCTGGCTAAGTTGCTGCTTAAGACTGGGTCGCAAAGCCCACAGAAGCGCTTTCGGCAGATGATCCGGCAACTCGCAGAGCATGACCATTTGCCGGACTACCATGTTACCTTTGAAGATGAAGCTGACATGGTGGTGTTCACTAATCGCGGCACGATGTCCACTGCTCAGCTTGTTGAAGGCAGTATTCCACCGCTGCAGTCTGACACCTACGAAGAAGCGCGCCATGCAGCGCCTGGTTGGGACGTTCGTTTCCTGGAGCGTGAGTGGCGCGGCTGGTGTGTTGAGCCACCCCGCAATGCCGACCGGGCCTTCATCGGGTTCTGCCGAAAGTGGTTTGAGAAGCGAGGCAGGCCCTGAGATTAAAAACCGGTTACAGAAATAAAACCGGTAAGAGATTTAATTCAGGTATTGGATTTAATTCCGGTGTAAGATATAAAACCGGTAACAACAAAGCGGCAGGATCGAGCAATGCCCGTCATCGTAATGGCAAGCCCCAAAGGCGGGGTTGGAAAATCAACATGCGCCGTTCTTCTGGCGTCTGAGTTCGCCCGCATGGGCGCGGACGTCACGGTGCTTGACTGTGACCCGAACAAGTCTCTTACCCGGTGGGCATCGCATGGCGCACCTTCTGGTGTGACCCTGAAGGGCGATGTTGGTCGTTCAGAGATCGTTCCAACCATCCGGAGCGCAGACGGTGACGGCAAAATCGTCATTGTGGACCTCGAAGGTGTTGCGTCCCAGCTCGTCAGCCGCGCCATTTCCCAGGCGGACCTGGTGATCGTCCCGATGCAGCCAACAGCGCTCGACGCAGAGATCGGCTCAGAAGCACTGGCATTGGTTCGCGAAGAGGAAGAAGCGCTTGGGCGGTCAATCCGGCATGCGGTGGTGCTGACCAAGACCAGCGCAGCCGTCAAAAGCCGCGTACAGAAGGAACTCGAAGCACAGCTCAGCGGGGCAGGGATCGACGTGATCGAGCCGTCCCTGGTCGCGCGCGCAGCGTTCTCGGAACTGTTCGCCTATGGGGGCGATCTGACAGCGATGATGAATGACCCAGAGATGGTCACAGGCGGCAAGGTAGATAAAGCGTTGGCAAACGCTCAGGCATTCACGGAGGCGGTTTATGAGCGGCTCAAATAGGCTTGCGGGGCTGAAAGCCCGTCCGAAAGGGACGACCGTTGAAGAAGTACGGCGCGTAGATGAAGTTGGCGAAGCGAGAGGCTTTCTGGATCGAACCCCACGAAAGAAGCCGGGCCGCAAACCAAGCCCGCGCACGTACCAGTTACATCCCAAAGTGCTGCCGGAAGTTGGTGAAGCAATCGCTTCTGAGGCTGAAGCGCTTGGGATCACACAGGGACAACTCATAGAGCGGATGTGGTCTGCCTATCGCGGCTGAGTAACCATGCAAGCTTTACATTAAAAGCTCGCATGAGCACCCAAGCTAAGAACCCAACAAAACATGGGGAAAGTGCAGCACCTCACAACATCCCACTTCCATCATGCAAGGTTTATAGGTATTATACCGCTATAACCTCGCAAGGATTTGCCCGTGAAAGCTGCCGCCCAGACCACCTGGAACAAGGGTCGCGTTGTAGGCAAAAAACCTCCGCTGACGCCCGACCAGGTCTCCCTGATCCGGATGATCCTGCGCCAGGAGAAAGCCCTGCGTGATCTGGCGCTGTTCAACGTGGCCCTCGATACCAGTTTCCGGGGGTCTGACCTGGTACGCCTGCGGGTCTCGGATGTGGCCACCCCGGCAGGGGTGCGCGAAATCGTCGAAATCCGACAAAAGAAAACCGAGACGCGCAATGCGCGTCCGGTCCAGGCGCGCCTGTCCTCCGGGACGCGCGACAGCTTGCGCGCCTATCTCGCAGCTTCAGAAAAGCCGCTGCACGGCTGGCTCTTCACGGGGCAGGGGGCACGGTGGTCCCAGTCCCATCTCAGTGAAAGTCAGCTCTGGCGTCTGTTCCGGGTCTGGCTGGAGAAGGCTCGCCTCGATCCCAGCCTCTACGGCCTGCATTCGCTGCGCCGGACCTTCCCGACCCATATCTACCAGCAGACCGGCAACCTGCGCGCGGCCCAGCTGCTGCTCGGCCATGCCAGTATTGAAAGCACCAAGGAATACATCGGCACCGAACAGGCTGAAGCCCTCAAAATTGCGCGCAAGTATCACCTGTGACAGCCATGCAGACCTATCTTGAGAAACGCCAGCCTGCGCAGAAAATGGCCCGGTTCTACCGGATGGCGGTCATGCCGAACCTGTTCGGCGAATGGACGCTGTACCGCGAATGGGGCCGCATAGGGCAGGGCGGTCAGGTTCGGATGGATTGGTTCGAGGACGAGAACCAGGCCGTTGCGGCTCTGGTCACACTGGAAGCCTCCAAGCGTCAGCGGGGCTATTGGGTGGAGCCTCAGCAGCTCGCGATGTTTGGATAACTTTATTGGCCCAGTTTACATCTGAGCGGGATGTCTATATGTCCTTAGGACATATAGACATCCCGCTCGAACCTAGTCACGCTTTTATTTGCTTTGGGAACCTCTCTTGACATAACGCCATCCTTACCCTTATGTCCTTAGGACATAAGGGTAAGGATGGCAGATGAATTTTACCGAAGGCCTAGAAAAGGCTATAAATGACAAGGACTTGCCAGTCGTAACCTTCTACAAATTCTTCGTTCTGGGCTACCATCTGTTTCACAAAAAGGCGCTGAACGGCGAGCCGTTGAAGCGCTTACCGCACGGCTGGGATCAGACACGCGCCAAAAATGCGCTACGACGCCTTGAGGCACGGAAGGTGCTTGTCATGGACTCCGACTTCCGCTCGGGTGTGTGGCGTGTAACGCAATCAACGAGAGCAGGATCGGCGGAAGAGGTCGCCTGCATCGCTGATCCTTTCGCCTACGTCTCGCATCTATCTGCCATGCAGCGCTATGGGCTTACGGATCGCAGCCCACAGGCGCTACATCTGACAACCCCCAAAAGACCCCTGTGGAATGCACTCCGAAAGGAGCGTCTTCGTGAAGACCTGCCCGATCTCGACCAGATTGAAGCGCCCGTTCTCAACAGGTCCGGCTTCAAGGATACGATCCGTCGCCGCCCGATGGTGGTGCATGTATCAAGCCACCCTTGGACACCTGCACCTGTGAGTGGTGAGGAAACGCGGATCACCTCGATTGGCCAAACCTTTGCTGATATGCTTTCTGAACCGCAGCTTTGTGGGGGCATGCGCCATGTTCTCGATGTCTGGGAAAATGAGGCGGATCAGTGGGTGCCCGAAATTATTGCCGCAATTGATCTCCTCGACAGTAAGATCGCAAAAGTTCGCGCAGGCTATATTCTGTCTGAAGTCATGGACATAGATGATCCGGCGCTGCACAAATGGGAGCAGTTTGCTCAACGGGGCGGATCACGCAAACTCGATCCTGACGCCGAATATGCCCCTGAATTCTCAGAACGCTGGATGATTTCAATCAATGTCTGACAATGACCCCCACGCGCAAGATAGAACATTCGACATCGTCGATGTCGATGTTCGTGCATGGGTCGAAACCGCGCGCGCCAACCCAACGCTCTATCGAGATCGCCAGGTTACAGAGATTGTCCTGGGGGCAATTGGTTTGGCCCCTTCATTATCAAAAACGCTCGTTTTGAAAGGTGGGGCGGTCATGGCCCTAGCGTTCAAAAGCAATCGGGTCACCGGGGATGTGGACTTCACCTCGATGGCAGAGCCCGCTGACCTGACGGAAAAGATCACCGCCGAACTGAATGAGATATTGCCTAGCACTGCGATCAAGCTCGGCTATCTCGATCTTATCTGCCGAGTGCAATCGGTTAAGAAGATGCCGCGTGCCGAGAACTTTGAGGATCATGAATTCCCTGCGCTGAAAGTCAAAGTAGGGTCTGCCACACGCGGGACGGCTGAAGCCGCTCGGCTCGCTGACGGCAAGGCAAGCCGGGTTCTTGATGTCGAGATCAGCTTCCGTGATCAGGTCTATGCCTTCCAGGAGCTGAACCTGCACGGGGCCGGTGTGGCGGTACGCGCGTTCACAATTCATGAGCTCATTGCCGAAAAATTCCGCGCTCTGCTTCAACAAATCACCCGCAAGCACAAGCGCAACAGGCGACAGGACGTCTACGACATCGCCTTTCTGATAGATGAGCATGATTTCGGGGATGCTGACAAAACAGCCATCCTGACCACATTTATCGAAAAGTGCCGCAGCCGTGGGATCGAGGTCAAACCGGACTCCATGGATGACCCGGAAATCAAGCAACGCGCCCAGGCCGATTGGGAAACGCTCGCCCTCGAAATTGGTGACCTTCCGCCCTTTGAAGAGCGCTTTGCGCTTATGCGCGATCTCTATGTTTCGCTGCCATGGGGCGGCATCAAG
This Sulfitobacter alexandrii DNA region includes the following protein-coding sequences:
- a CDS encoding ParA family protein, which encodes MPVIVMASPKGGVGKSTCAVLLASEFARMGADVTVLDCDPNKSLTRWASHGAPSGVTLKGDVGRSEIVPTIRSADGDGKIVIVDLEGVASQLVSRAISQADLVIVPMQPTALDAEIGSEALALVREEEEALGRSIRHAVVLTKTSAAVKSRVQKELEAQLSGAGIDVIEPSLVARAAFSELFAYGGDLTAMMNDPEMVTGGKVDKALANAQAFTEAVYERLK
- a CDS encoding chromosome partitioning protein ParB, giving the protein MSGSNRLAGLKARPKGTTVEEVRRVDEVGEARGFLDRTPRKKPGRKPSPRTYQLHPKVLPEVGEAIASEAEALGITQGQLIERMWSAYRG
- a CDS encoding tyrosine-type recombinase/integrase, giving the protein MKAAAQTTWNKGRVVGKKPPLTPDQVSLIRMILRQEKALRDLALFNVALDTSFRGSDLVRLRVSDVATPAGVREIVEIRQKKTETRNARPVQARLSSGTRDSLRAYLAASEKPLHGWLFTGQGARWSQSHLSESQLWRLFRVWLEKARLDPSLYGLHSLRRTFPTHIYQQTGNLRAAQLLLGHASIESTKEYIGTEQAEALKIARKYHL
- a CDS encoding WGR domain-containing protein, with protein sequence MQTYLEKRQPAQKMARFYRMAVMPNLFGEWTLYREWGRIGQGGQVRMDWFEDENQAVAALVTLEASKRQRGYWVEPQQLAMFG
- a CDS encoding type IV toxin-antitoxin system AbiEi family antitoxin domain-containing protein — protein: MNFTEGLEKAINDKDLPVVTFYKFFVLGYHLFHKKALNGEPLKRLPHGWDQTRAKNALRRLEARKVLVMDSDFRSGVWRVTQSTRAGSAEEVACIADPFAYVSHLSAMQRYGLTDRSPQALHLTTPKRPLWNALRKERLREDLPDLDQIEAPVLNRSGFKDTIRRRPMVVHVSSHPWTPAPVSGEETRITSIGQTFADMLSEPQLCGGMRHVLDVWENEADQWVPEIIAAIDLLDSKIAKVRAGYILSEVMDIDDPALHKWEQFAQRGGSRKLDPDAEYAPEFSERWMISINV
- a CDS encoding nucleotidyl transferase AbiEii/AbiGii toxin family protein translates to MSDNDPHAQDRTFDIVDVDVRAWVETARANPTLYRDRQVTEIVLGAIGLAPSLSKTLVLKGGAVMALAFKSNRVTGDVDFTSMAEPADLTEKITAELNEILPSTAIKLGYLDLICRVQSVKKMPRAENFEDHEFPALKVKVGSATRGTAEAARLADGKASRVLDVEISFRDQVYAFQELNLHGAGVAVRAFTIHELIAEKFRALLQQITRKHKRNRRQDVYDIAFLIDEHDFGDADKTAILTTFIEKCRSRGIEVKPDSMDDPEIKQRAQADWETLALEIGDLPPFEERFALMRDLYVSLPWGGIKKDR